A region from the Drosophila ananassae strain 14024-0371.13 chromosome 2L, ASM1763931v2, whole genome shotgun sequence genome encodes:
- the LOC6505650 gene encoding octopamine receptor beta-2R, whose product MVLCSELGPEPRRRCATKRIRRRQGCCCEKRPQVALEEPQHSHSYSQSHSQTQTHNHNQNQSHSQSQSLSLARITAAALTAAAMLHTTNALATGSLGSSASATAALPLHGTATPTATPATHELNASLLSSTTAAGLLSNDSLDAGGIGQDAGQDWLDEIFWALKAFVMLFIIIAAICGNLLVIISVMRVRKLRVITNYFVVSLAMADIMVAIMAMTFNFSVQVTGRWNFSPFLCDLWNSLDVYFSTASILHLCCISVDRYYAIVKPLKYPISMTKRVVGIMLLNTWVSPALLSFLPIFIGWYTTEEHKVFVIQHPEQCMFVVNQYYAIISSSISFWIPCTIMIFTYFAIFREANRQEKQLMMRHGNAMLMHRPSMQPSGEAMSGSGSSKTLTLHEVEQEHTPTKDKHLIKMKREHKAARTLGIIMGTFILCWLPFFLWYTLSMTCAVCQVPDIVVSILFWIGYFNSTLNPLIYAYFNRDFREAFRNTLLCLFCNWWKDRHLPLDIDIRRSSLRYDQRAKSVYSESYLNSTTPSHRRQSQMVDNL is encoded by the exons ATGGTGTTGTGCTCCGAACTCGGCCCAGAGCCGCGACGGCGTTGTGCCACAAAAAGGATACGCAGAAGACAGGGATGCTGCTGCGAAAAGCGGCCGCAGGTGGCCCTCGAGGAGCCACAACACAGCCATAGTTATAGCCAAAGTCATAGCCAAACCCAAACCCATAACCATAACCAAAACCAAAGTCATAGTCAAAGCCAAAGTCTTAGTCTGGCGCGGATCACAGCGGCAGCCCTGACAGCGGCGGCCATGTTGCATACAACGAACGCCCTGGCCACCGGCTCCCTGGGCTCCTCAGCCTCGGCAACCGCTGCACTGCCTCTACACGGcactgccacgcccaccgCCACGCCCGCTACGCACGAACTAAACGCCTCACTGCTGAGCAGCACGACGGCGGCAGGACTGCTTTCGAACGACTCCCTGGACGCCGGTGGCATCGGCCAGGACGCTGGCCAGGACTGGCTGGACGAGATCTTTTGGGCGCTCAAGGCCTTCGTCATGCTGTTCATCATCATTGCAGCCATTTGTGGCAATCTGCTTGTTATTATTTCTGTGATGCGTGTTAGAAAATTAag AGTTATAACGAATTACTTTGTAGTTTCCTTAGCCATGGCTGATATAATGGTCGCTATTATGGCCATGACATTTAACTTTAGTGTGCAAGTAACTGGGCG CTGGAACTTCAGCCCCTTCCTGTGCGATTTGTGGAACAGTCTCGACGTCTACTTCTCAACAGCGAGCATTTTGCATTTATGCTGCATATCTGTGGATAG ATACTATGCGATTGTTAAGCCGCTCAAGTATCCGATTAGCATGACGAAACGCGTGGTCGGCATTATGCTGCTGAACACCTGGGTGTCGCCCGCGCTGCTCTCGTTCCTGCCCATCTTCATCGGCTGGTACACCACCGAGGAGCACAAGGTGTTCGTCATCCAGCACCCGGAACAGTGCATGTTCGTGGTCAACCAATATTACGCCATCATCTCGAGCTCGATTTCGTTCTGGATCCCCTGCACGATTATGATATTCACATACTTTGCCATCTTCCGGGAGGCCAACCGCCAGGAGAAGCAGCTGATGATGCGCCACGGAAACGCCATGCTGATGCACCGACCTTCCATGCAGCCGTCGG GCGAGGCGATGAGCGGCTCTGGGTCCTCGAAAACGTTGACACTACACGAGGTCGAGCAGGAGCACACCCCCACTAAGGACAAGCACTTAATCAAAATGAAGCGGGAGCACAAGGCCGCACGCACGCTGGGCATCATCATGGGCACCTTCATCCTCTGCTGGCTGCCATTCTTTCTTTG GTACACCCTCTCCATGACATGCGCCGTGTGCCAGGTGCCCGATATCGTCGTCTCGATCCTGTTCTGGATCGGCTACTTCAACTCCACGCTGAATCCCCTGATCTACGCGTACTTCAACAGGGACTTCCGGGAGGCGTTCCGCAACACGCTGCTCTGCCTGTTCTGCAACTGGTGGAAGGACCGCCACCTGCCCCTGGACATCGACATCCGACGCTCCAGCCTGCGCTACGACCAGCGGGCCAAGAGCGTCTACTCGGAGAGCTATCTGAACTCGACCACCCCCTCGCACCGCCGCCAGTCGCAGATGGTCGACAACTTATAA
- the LOC6505875 gene encoding protein hugin encodes MCGPSYCTLLLIAASCYVLVCSQAKSLQGTSKLDLANHISATSARGSSGPGTGTGPAAASASAAAARTSMNEARHKRAMGEYKELTDIIDELEENSLAQKASATLPLNAVPPQGQEFDLESMPPLTYYLLLQKLRQLQSSGEPAYRVRTPRLGRSIDFQQLLDGGDGGGGCRGLGVGVALAGSEEATGGQFMSRMIKKSVPFKPRLGKRAQVCGGGGD; translated from the exons ATGTGTGGTCCGAGTTATTGCACACTGCTGCTAATCGCGGCGTCCTGCTACGTCCTTGTCTGCAGCCAGGCCAAGTCCCTGCAG GGCACGAGCAAACTGGATTTGGCAAATCACATCAGTGCTACCTCTGCCAGAGGATCATCAGGCCCGggaacaggaacaggaccagcagcagcatccgcatcagcagcagcagcaaggaCATCAATGAACGAGGCTCGGCATAAGCGCGCCATGGGCGAGTACAAGGAGCTGACTGACATCATTGACGAGCTGGAGGAGAACAGTTTGGCCCAAAAGGCGAGTGCCACTCTGCCACTGAACGCCGTGCCGCCGCAGGGCCAGGAATTCGACTTGGAGAGCATGCCGCCGCTGACCTACTACCTTCTGCTGCAAAAGCTGCGCCAGC TGCAGAGCAGCGGCGAGCCCGCTTATCGCGTGCGCACGCCACGCCTTGGCCGCAGCATTGACTTTCAGCAGCTACTGGACGGCGGCGACGGCGGGGGCGGCTGTAGGGGCTtgggagtgggcgtggcactgGCGGGCAGCGAGGAGGCCACTGGCGGGCAGTTCATGTCGCGCATGATAAAGAAATCGGTGCCGTTCAAGCCGCGCCTGGGAAAACGTGCCCAAGTGTGCGGAGGCGGAGGAGATTAA